A stretch of DNA from Micromonospora sp. WMMD1155:
GACGACGCGGAGATGGTCGCCTGCCTGGGGGTGAGCCCGGCGCGGATCCGCGCCGGTGTGCTCGCCGCCGCGGGCGCGCTGGCCGGCGCGGCCGGGGTCCTGGGCGCGCCCATCATCGGCCCCGGCACGGACACCGCCGACACCGTGCTGCTGTTGTCATTGGTCGTCGTCGTCCTCGGTGGTCTCGGGTCGATGGGGGGCACCCTGCTGGCCGCGCTCGCGATCGGCGAGATCCAGACCCTGGGGGTGGCGCTGCTGCCGTCCGCCGCGCCGTTCCTGCTGTTCGCCGCCATGGCCGCGGTGCTGGCCGTGCGCGCGCGTGGCCTGGCCGGCAGGTGGAGGACGACGTGAGGCACGAGGTCATCCGGCGGGCCCGAGGCGCCATCGCGGCACTCGTCCTGGCCGGTCTGGTCGTGGCGCCCTGGGTGGTCGACGACTACACCACGGCGATCCTGGCCCGGACGCTGGCGCTGGCCCTGGTGGGGGTGAGCGTCGCCCTGCTCACCGGTGTCGCGGGCCTGCCGACCCTCGGCCAGACCGCGCCGTACGCGGCCGGCGCCTACGCGTGCGCCGTGGTCGGCAGCCACGTCTCCGACGTCGGCGTCGTGCAGCTCGCCGTCGCGGCGGGCGCCGGGGCGGTGCTGGCCGCGCTCACCGTTCCGCTCGTCGTGCACGCCCGGGGGGTGGTCGTCCTGATGATCACCCTGGCGATCGGTGAACTCGCCGTCGTCGTCCTCGGTCGGTGGCGGTCGGTGACCGGTGGCACGGACGGGTTGGCGGGCATCGCCGCGGTCCGCCCGTTCTGGGGGCTCCCGGTGCTCGCCGACGACCGGGCCCGCTACCTGTACGCCCTGGTCGTCACGGCCACGCTGGTCGGCGTGGTGCTGGTGCTGCTGCGTACCCGGGCCGGGCTGTTGCTGCGGGCGGGCCGTGACGACGAGGCGCGGCTGCGGGCCAGCGGGCACCGGGTGCCGCTACACCTGTCCGGCGCGCACGTCGCCGCCGGGGCGATCGCCGGTGCCGCCGGCTCCCTCCTGGTCGTCGCACAGCAGTACATCTCCCCCGCCGACTTCGGGTTCGACACGTCCGCGCTGCTGCTGCTCGGTGTCGTCATCGGTGGCACCGCCTCGGTGGGCGGGGCCCTGGTCGGCGCGGCGCTGGTCATCGCGGCCCGGGACTGGCTGTTCGGGCTGCTGCCCGGCCACGCGCCGCTGGTGCTGGGCCTGCTGTTCGTGGCGACCGTCTACCTGCTGCCCACCGGCGCCCACCGGGCCCGGCTCCGGCTGCGCCCGCCGGGGGCCCCGGCACACCGGCCCGCCGCCCAGCAGGCCGCCGTCCCGGAGCTGCACCGATGACCGGCCTACTCGACGCGCGGGGTGTCACCGTGCGGTACGGCTCGCTCGCCGCGCTCGACGGCGTCGACCTGTGTGTCCACGACGGCCAGCGGCACGCGTTGATCGGCCCGAACGGGGCCGGCAAGACGACCCTGCTCAACGTGATCGGCGGGTCCACGAGACCGCAGCGCGGCACGGTGAGCTTCGACGGACGCGACGTCGGTCGACTCGGGCCGGCGGCTCGCGCCCGGCGGGGCATCAACCGCATCCACCAACGTCCCGCTGTCTTCCCGACGCTCACCGCCACGGAGAACGTCGTGGTCGCGGCGCTGCCACGGGTCGTCCCACGGCGCAGCCGGTGGCCGGGCGGACGTCGCCGCGTCGCGCAGCACCGGGCGGGCACGCTGCTGGACCAGATGGGCCTCGCCGACGTCGCGGCGGTGCCCGCCGGGCACCTCGCACACGGACAACGACGCCAGTTGGAGATCGCGATGGCCCTTGCCGGTCGCCCCCGCCTGCTGCTCCTCGACGAACCGGCGGCCGGGCTGTCCGCCATCGAGGTCGGCCGCCTGACCGAGGTGCTGCGGGCGCTGCCCAGAGCGGTCGCCGTGCTCCTGGTCGAGCATCGACTGGACCTGGTGTACGCCCTCTCCGACACGGTCACCGTGCTGCGCGACGGTCGGACCCTGGCCGCGGGCACGCCGGACGAGATCCGTACCTCGCCGCTGGTGCGGCAGGCCTACGCCGACGGGGTGGCCTGATGTTGTCAGTGGATCGCCTGTGCGCCGGCTACGCCGGAGGGACCGTGCTGCACGAGGTCAGCCTGCGGGTGCGCCCCGGCAGCATCCAGGCCGTGGTGGGTCGCAACGGGGCGGGCAAGAGCACACTGGTCCACACGATCGCCGGCCTGGTGCGCGCCTCCAGTGGTCGCATCGAGGTCGGCGGGGTGCACGTCGCCGGCCGGCAACCGCACCGCATCGCCCAGTCCGGCGTCGGTCTCGTCCCGCAGGGCCGACGGGTCTTCTCCCGACTGACAGTGGCCGAGCACCTGCACCTGGCGGCCGCGCCGTGGCGGGCTCCCCGCTCCGGCGGCGAGGGTTGGACGGTGGCCCGGACCCTCGACCTGCTGCCGAGGTTGGCGGCGCGGCTGCGACACCGCGGCTGCGAACTGTCCGGCGGTGAGCAACAGATGCTCGCGATCGCCCGGGCGCTTCTCGGCCAACCACGGGTCCTCCTGCTCGACGAACCGTGTGAGGGCCTGTCGCCCGAGCTGGCGGCGCGGGTCCGTGAACTCGTCAACGGGCTCGCCGCCGACGGCTTGACCGTGCTGCTGGTGGAACAGCAGCTGCACCATGCGATCGAGATCGCGGACCGGATCGCGGTGCTGGAGTACGGCCGGGTGGTCTACGACCGACCGACCGCCGAGGCCCGCGTCGACCCGGCCCCGCTTGCGGCGATGGTGAGCGTCGCCGCCGCCCCGATGCCGCCGCCACCGAACCGATCGGCCCCTCGGCTCTGGGCCGACACCCCCACGTCACCCGACCCCTCGGAGAGGTAGACACCGATGGCAACCGCAACGAGCGACGGCACGTACACGTTCGACAACGGCCAACCGGACGCCGTTCCCCAGATGCACGCGCTGGAGTCCTTCCTGGACCCGATCACGACACGCCGTCTGGCCCGACCGGTGCTACGGCCGGGCACGACCTGCTGGGAGGTCGGCGCGGGCGGCGGCTCGATGGCCCGGCGGATCGCCCGCGCGATCGGCGACGACGGTTCCGTGCTCGCCACCGACATCGATCCCACCCATCTGGTGGCCGAGGGCAACCTGCACGTACGCCGACACGACGTCCGGACCGATCCGCCACCCGGGGACGCGTTCGACCTGATCCACGCCCGGCTGGTGCTGCTGCACCTCCCCGAGCGACGGCGGGTCCTGCGTACGCTCACCGACGCCCTGGCTCCCGGCGGGTGGCTGGTGGTCGAGGAGTTCGACTGCACCCAGCCGCTGCGCGTGCTGACCGCGCCGTCCGACGACGCCGCGAAGCTCTTCGCGCAGGTGATGGACGCCATGATGGGCGTCCTGGAGGACCACGGCGCCGACCTGGGCTGGGCGCAGGACGTGCACACCGAGATGGCCCTCGCCGGCCTCACCGAGCTGGACACGATCACCCACTCGCAGAGCTGGGCAGGCGGCTCGACCGGCACGTCGCTCTACGAGACGAACTCCCGGCAGTTGGAGCCGGACCTGCTCGCCGCCGGGTTGTCGCCGACGCAACTGAACGCGTTCCGGCGGTTGGTCCGTGATCCCGGGTTCGCCGTCATGTCGTACCACTTCGTCTCCACGCGGGGCCGTCTGCCGGTCTGACCGGCAGGTGGACCACCGCGCGGAGAGCGCGGTCACACCGTCCGTAGCTTCCCGCCGCAGCACGCCCCCCGCTGGGCCGGACAGCCCTACGGAGGCGTCGACCGCACCGGCCGGGCTCCTTCCGAGGAGCCCGGCCGGTCTGTGCGCGGGCACGTCGGGGAGGTTCTGGCCGGCGGCACGTACCGAACCACCTCGGCTGGATGAACAGTGACCGCCGCGCGATGGCGTCGCCGCGCGGACCGAGCTGATAGCAGTCGAACTAGGCCCACCCGTCGTAGGTGACCCAGTCGAGAACTCTGATGACCCGCACGGTGATGGGCTCTCTG
This window harbors:
- a CDS encoding class I SAM-dependent methyltransferase; translation: MATATSDGTYTFDNGQPDAVPQMHALESFLDPITTRRLARPVLRPGTTCWEVGAGGGSMARRIARAIGDDGSVLATDIDPTHLVAEGNLHVRRHDVRTDPPPGDAFDLIHARLVLLHLPERRRVLRTLTDALAPGGWLVVEEFDCTQPLRVLTAPSDDAAKLFAQVMDAMMGVLEDHGADLGWAQDVHTEMALAGLTELDTITHSQSWAGGSTGTSLYETNSRQLEPDLLAAGLSPTQLNAFRRLVRDPGFAVMSYHFVSTRGRLPV
- a CDS encoding ABC transporter ATP-binding protein, with amino-acid sequence MTGLLDARGVTVRYGSLAALDGVDLCVHDGQRHALIGPNGAGKTTLLNVIGGSTRPQRGTVSFDGRDVGRLGPAARARRGINRIHQRPAVFPTLTATENVVVAALPRVVPRRSRWPGGRRRVAQHRAGTLLDQMGLADVAAVPAGHLAHGQRRQLEIAMALAGRPRLLLLDEPAAGLSAIEVGRLTEVLRALPRAVAVLLVEHRLDLVYALSDTVTVLRDGRTLAAGTPDEIRTSPLVRQAYADGVA
- a CDS encoding ABC transporter ATP-binding protein, with translation MLSVDRLCAGYAGGTVLHEVSLRVRPGSIQAVVGRNGAGKSTLVHTIAGLVRASSGRIEVGGVHVAGRQPHRIAQSGVGLVPQGRRVFSRLTVAEHLHLAAAPWRAPRSGGEGWTVARTLDLLPRLAARLRHRGCELSGGEQQMLAIARALLGQPRVLLLDEPCEGLSPELAARVRELVNGLAADGLTVLLVEQQLHHAIEIADRIAVLEYGRVVYDRPTAEARVDPAPLAAMVSVAAAPMPPPPNRSAPRLWADTPTSPDPSER
- a CDS encoding branched-chain amino acid ABC transporter permease encodes the protein MRHEVIRRARGAIAALVLAGLVVAPWVVDDYTTAILARTLALALVGVSVALLTGVAGLPTLGQTAPYAAGAYACAVVGSHVSDVGVVQLAVAAGAGAVLAALTVPLVVHARGVVVLMITLAIGELAVVVLGRWRSVTGGTDGLAGIAAVRPFWGLPVLADDRARYLYALVVTATLVGVVLVLLRTRAGLLLRAGRDDEARLRASGHRVPLHLSGAHVAAGAIAGAAGSLLVVAQQYISPADFGFDTSALLLLGVVIGGTASVGGALVGAALVIAARDWLFGLLPGHAPLVLGLLFVATVYLLPTGAHRARLRLRPPGAPAHRPAAQQAAVPELHR